The Photobacterium sp. CCB-ST2H9 DNA segment GTATCAATACGAGCAAGGAACTCCATGTCCAAATCAGGAATCTTGATGGTTTCAACTTGCCCGACGATAGATTTCTTTTCCTGAGGTCTGCTTTTTCCTTCTTCAGCCAGAGAGAAAGGGCTGCTCAAAGTACATACAATTAACATGAGTGGAATCAATGCTTTATTCACAAAACCTCCAGAGAACACATGATCACATCTATGGGTACTATAGACATAAGCAGTCATGCTTAGTTCAGCTCAATGTTAAAGAGATAACTCAGTAAGCATAGATTCAGTTAACTTATCTTTAGTCTCAAAGCTGAGCGGATTTCTTGGTAACAACTCGGGGTTGCTGAAAAATGAATCGCGTTGATCCCCAGTTCTCTGGCAGCCAGAACATTCGGTTCATTATCATCGATAAAATACGTCTCTTCCGGTATTAAGTCGTATCGATTCATAAGAAGCTGAAATATCTCAGGTTCCGGCTTTAAAAGAAGCTCTCTTGCAGACAGCAGCCCGCCATCAAACAAAGTTGAAAGGTCATGCTTTTCGTTCAGAGTTTCGAAGAAAGCTGTGCTCATATTACTGAGAAAATAAAGGTGAAACTCTTGCTCAATGAGCTCATCAAGTAATGTTTTGGATGCCTGGATAAGTCTCAGGCTGCTCTGGATATGATCAATAAAATCTTCCATTCGAGCTTCCGGAAAGCCAGTTCGGGCTGCAAACTTAGGTATGACTTCTGCCATCAGCATTGTTCCGCGATCCAATGCGAGCCAATCGGGATGTTGCAACACATTCTTGAGCAAAACTTCCTGCTCATAGTGAGAGTGAGTGAAGGTTTCGACCACTCTGTGTGGATTCCATTCGAACAGCACGCCACCAAAGTCAAAGATTACGTTACGAATCATATGAGTTTCCGTTAGAAGCCTATTTATTGATATTATTCGGGCTGGCACCGGTCGCAAACATCTGTATTCAACCTGATGACCGGGTCACATTTTTCAAGCAGTTATTGGGATCGAGTTCAATGAGTGACAACAGCCGATTAGTTTTTTCTACCGAAACAGGCCGAATCAAAGAAGAAAAAGCAGCACCTGAGCGCCCGAAAGGAGACGGTGTTGTTCGTATTCAGCGCCAGACAAAGGGAAGGAAAGGGAAGGGTGTTTGCATCGTTACCGGGTTGGATATGAATGACACAGAACTGAAGCTTCTGGCGGCCGAACTGAAAAAGGTCTGCGGCTGCGGCGGCGCAGTGAAAGACGGAACGATTGAAATTCAGGGAGATAAACGCGATTTGTTAAAAGCGACCCTGGAGAAAAAAGGACATACCGTTAAACTTGCCGGCGGTTAATGCCTGAGTGAGATTGTGTTTTTGCTGGGACACTAAGTTTTCATATTTCGTTTGGGTTCAGATGTTGAATTTGTCTGCTTTTCATGGCGGAAAGGTAGAGTTCTCGCTGAACCTGACTAATCTCTAATGGGTTGAAGACACTTCACTGCGGGAGATAACAATGAAAATTCTGATGGTGCTGACATCACATGATCAACTTGGAGAGACTGGGCACAAAACGGGTTTTTGGCTGGAAGAGTTTGCATCTCCTTATTACGTTTTTAAAGATGCGGGAGCCATATTGACGCTGGCATCTCCAAACGGTGGACAGCCGCCGATCGATCCTAAAAGTAACCAGCCGGATGCGCAGACAGATGCTACTCGCCGTTTTGAACGGGACGAGGATGCGAAGCAATGTTTGGCAAATACATTGAGATTAAACCAAGTGAATGCTGAGGATTTTGATGCCATTTTCTATCCGGGAGGGCACGGACCGCTTTGGGACTTGGCAGAAGATCCTGCTTCAATCGCCTTAATTGAAGCTTTTATTTCTCAGGGAAAGCCTGTTGGTGCTGTTTGCCACGCGCCAGCCGTTTTCCGCCATACTCAGTCTGAAAGCGGTAACTCTCTGGTTTCTGGTCGTAAAGTCACTGGTTTTTCTAATTCTGAAGAATCTGCTGTAGGACTCACGGAGGTCGTTCCATTCCTTGTTGAAGACATGCTCAAAGCAAATGGCGGTCATTATCAAAAATCTGAAGATTGGCAAAGTCATGTTGAAATTGATGGCTTGTTGGTTACAGGACAAAACCCGGCATCTTCTGATGCTTGTGCAGTAGCTTTAATGATTTTACTGAAATCAGGTCATTGATGGTTTTGAATAGGTCATTCATATGAGATTGAAGTACCAGGCAAACTGACATTTGCAGCAGAACTAAAATCAAAGTGTGAATTACCTATTTTATGGTAAATCAGCGTTATGGTTAAATTGATGAGCCTCGAAATTCGGGGCTTTTTTATATCAAAAATATGAACATTTAGCTTTGAACACTGTTTTATTTGATTATAATGGCCGCGTATTTGTGTTGATATGCAAAATGGAGAATACGCATGAAAAGGTATATTGCTGCAAGCATTCTATCAACTTTGATTCTGACTGCTTGTGGGGGAGGTGGCAGTAGCGAGGAGTCATCTGCGACATCTAAATCAGGAACATTTAACTATGATGGGATTTACGTTCATCCGACAAATTTTTCCCTGATGATGGTTGATTCTAAGCGATCGGATACAAACATTATCATCAACGATTTTGATGAGGATACTTATGGGATTATTCTTTCTGAATCTGCAAAGACAATCAATAATACAATGATAACAACAGGTTATTATTTTGTGTCATTATTTGATGGCTCGGATATAAACCACTTATCAGATATTGAGATGAAAGCCACATTTAACAATTCATCGGTCACTTGGAAATCTCCTTACTCTCCTGCAAATGATGAAAGTGATGCGGTTGTTTACACAATGCAGAAAGCAGATGATTCATTAACTTTAGCTGAAATTGTCGGAACGCATACAAATCCAACAGATGGGAGCACCTGGACGATTAACGCGGATGGTTCTTTTATTGTGAACGATTCCTGCACTATTTCCGGCAATATTACGAGAATCAACAGCTATTTCTCGGTGACTAACGTAGAAGCTACGCAATGCGCTGATCCTGCTTTGAATGGCACTTACAACGATGGCGTCTTGCTAACGGTTCCACATGATGGTCAGACTTATATTGTCGGTACCATGCTCAGAAATTTTTCTATACTGGGGGGATTTGCTCCAATTAACTAATTCATCAAGCCGGGTATCCCCCGGCTTTATCAGTGTTATTCTCATTCTGGTAACACATAATTTAACATAATGTACATAATGCGTACTTGAGGGTTGAGGAATTGAGGGCTAAGAATCCAGTCATACCAAGGACTAAGCCCTCAAAGCCTTGGCTTCTTAACTTTGCCGTGATGTCCAGCCAGATACGTTGAGCTTTGTAATCTTTGGCACGCTCAGCCGCTAAAAAGATTAAAACCTCATGCGGGTCAATGTTTGCAGCTTCAGCAAGAAAAATCGCTTCTTTATCAGATAGATAGCGTTTTCCATTGCGCATTTCAGAAATTCGCTGCTGAGGAATACCCAAATCAGCCGCAATTTGCTTATCTTGCACATAGTTTTTAGCTGTTTTGTAGCTATCTAACAGTTTTATTTGATACATGATTTTTCTCCTCTTGTTCGCATTCTAGCCGTTTAATCACGCTAGATCGTGTCTTGCGAACACGGATTTCCGTGTTTACGATAACGACCAATCGTGATTTATACGTGATTTGTTGCTCATGACTCAGCCCCTGTATTACGAACAAAACGCCGACGGCTCTGGTTTCGCCTTCCTTGGTAGCGAGCCTGAGTATTTTCGTTCGCTGGCTGAATTGCATCAAATCGGCGCTGAATTTTTTCCTCAGGGTTATGAGCTGTATCTCGTTACTGCTGAGAACTGGCAAGAACTGTATGACTTGGGAGTCTTCGACAATGAAAACGATTATTGACTACCTGTCATTCACTTGGACGCCGGAGGAACTCGCCCACGTGCTGGAGCTTGCCAAGATGGGCGCTTCAATTCGTGCGATTCGTAAATTTGAATTCAATGAATTTGGTGACAACGTCACCCATGAAATGTTGGACACTGGCGCCATCGATTATGCCGCTGCTGTCCGGGCCAAGTTCAAAAACACGGATTTTAAAATCGGTGGCGATGCGCGCCGCTTCCATGAGGTCAAAGCCGACCTGCTGGACCACTTTGGTCTCAATACCATGGACTGCCTGTGCCGTGGTGAGGTTGACTGTTTCGTCAATCGCCTCAATCACGGTCTCGGTAAATTCGGCAACGTCTGGGAATTCTCACTGCGTCCGGGTGGATTTGCGGGCTATCCGCACTCGGCCAGTCTGCTGGTCAACGGCCAACAAGCGGGTCTGTGCGCTTGGGGTGCCAAGCAACACGGCTGTTATGTGTCGTTTTCCGGGACGGGCTGTGTGGCACTGGACATGACCGAAGTGCATGACGCTATTTGCCATCTGCCGGGCGCCAAGATTACCCGGGCAGATGTCGCATACGACTGTTTCAGCGGTGAATTCGGGGTCAATGAAGCCCGCAAGATGGCCAAGGAAGGTGCGTTTATCACCCGTGGCCGTCCGTGCTCTTACACCTATATCGAGTCCGGCCATATGGCGAAATCCTGTGAGTACCAGACACAGGCAGGCACGTCTCAGACCATGAAAAAGCGTTATGGCCTGATTCCTGAGCTGGGCCGTTCGTTCTACGTCGGTAGCCGTGAGGCGGGCAAAATGCTGCGGGTTTATGAGAAAGGCAAGCAAACGAAATCGACTCAGAACCCGAATTGGGTTCGCTGGGAGCTGGAACTGCGGTCAAAAGACCGGGTCATTCCATTCGATGTTCTGACCGACGGCGACAAGTATTTTGCAGGTGCATACCCTGCCCTTGGCCGCGTCTGTGAGGCTGAGCAATGCGCCATTGCCACGCACAAACGTCACTACATGACCTCGGTTGAGAACGCCGTCAAACACGGTGCAACCCAGTGCGGCAAGCTGGTCAACTACATGCGTCAGGTGCTGAATCTGTCTCCTGAGCAGGTGGTTAAGCAACTGACCAGCCATTTGGAAGCTTACGAAATTCCTGACCGTCTCAACACGCCTGTTACGGGCGATTCGGACGCGGCAGAAAAAGTCCCGCTTGCGGATTTGCTGGCATTCCGTCAGCAGTCCCATCGAGCGCAAATCTATCAACGCCTAGCGATGGCGTAATTCAACGGAGAGATGTCATGTCTGGTTTAACTGTTCTTGTTTCGGCTGTCACCATGGGGAGCGGTATTTCCAAAAAGTCGGGTCAGCCTAAGCCGTATTCATTTGCGCAGGTTCACTATCTGGTGCCGGCGAAAGATTTCCAGAATGCGGACAACAACATCAGCAAGTTGGGCTTGGAGGAAAAAACCATTTCCATGGCGGACGACAAGGCGCTGTTTGCCAAGTTTGCCAGCCTGAGCTTTCCGACTCAGCTCAAGCTGACGTTGGCTGCGGACCCGGATAACCCGTCCCGCAATATCGCCGTCGACTACATCAAAGCGTAAGAATTCGGGACGGCATCATGGCAGATACATGCGTACTGGCGAACGAGCAAGGCTTTCTGTATGCCGTACCCACACCAATAACGGACTGTGCTGGTTTTGTCCTGATAAGCAAGTCTAGTTATGACAGCTATTTGGCTGGCTCACAAATCACGCCGGAGGATGTTGGCTCGGCGTTTTCATTTGGCTTTGCGGCCATTCTGGTGACCTGTTATTTCGCAGCTTACCCGGTCGGCATTGCCAAGCGTTTAATCAACAAAATGTAAGGAAAACTGATATGGATGGTGTTTTTGGCGCAATCAACATGGGTGACGTTGCAGCTTCGGTCACGGCGATTGGTGTCGCGATTGTCGGGATTGCCATGGTGATGAAAGGCATCACGCTGGCGAAACGGGCTGTTAACAAGGCGTAATGCTGCTCCTCCTGCATGACCTGACGCTGACGCTCTGGTCACTGATAGGTGCCCTCTCGGCGTTGGCGGTTTTGCGGGGGTGGCACTAAGTTCTGACTCTTTGGGCGGCTTCGGCTGCCCTTTTTTATGGTTGCTGGGATGAAGAAATCTGATTTGGGGTGCTGGCTGTTTGCTTTGCTTTGGTTTGCTGGCTGCCGGTGATTTACTTTGCGCTGTTTCCGGGTTCGGCCCATGCGGTGGCTTATTTTTTTTCCGATGGTCTGCCGCCATACGGCGCGGATAAAGCAGCCTGCTTATCTGCGGATTCGGTCGTTGACGATTCGAGTTTTTCCGAACTGGCCTCTTGTGTGGAAGGTAAGCGTCAGTCTGGTTCGGGGGTATTTAGTAATTGCCGGGCAGCCTCTGCGGGGGTTCTGTGTGGATTTAATGAACGTATGGACGGGGCTTATACCAAACTTCCATCCCCTGAAAACTACTGTGATTCCCCCCATGTTCCCAAGCTCATTCAGAGCAAAATTGACCAGTGTCTGAACAGTGTCGACCCGGCACAGTTCAATGCCAGGGCAAATGTGACTTGTAACCGGGAGCATGAGTTTATTGAATACCGCTGTGACACATGGCCGCGAGACCAACCGGAACCACCTGAACCGGAACCTGAGCCAGACCCCGACCCTGAACCGGAACCAGACCCGGATACTGGCGGCGGTGATTCTGGTGGTGATTCCGGTGGTACATCTGGTGGTGACTCCGGTGGCACTTCGGGCGGTGATTCCGGCGGTACCTCTGGCGGTGATTCCGGTGGTACGTCTGGCGGTGATTCCGGCGGTACCTCTGGCGGTGATTCCGGTGGTACGTCTGGCGGCACGTCCGGTGGTACATCTGGCGGTACGTCCGGTGGCACTTCTGGCGGTACATCCGGTGGTACTTCCGGCGGTGGTGAAAGTCCGGATATGGGCGGCGTGATTCGGGCGATTAACAGCAATGGCTCCACCCTGCATAAAGATTTAAACCGACTGCTGGATATGGATGTGAACCGAAATGCCACCTTAGAGCAGCAGCTGGCATTAGCGAATCGCTATCATGAGACGCTGCAAAAATCACACACCCAGTTAGAGCACATGGCGAATTTCTCTGAGGAGGAGCTCTCGGTCTTAAAAGGCATGCAGGGACAATTCCTGACCCATTTCGATGAGCAATACAGTCAGCTGGGCGGTATTTCCGGCAAGCTGGCCGATATCAATTCCAATCTGGATGAAAACAATCAGCAGCAGTTATCCAAACAGGATGAACTCATTGCGGCGGTACAGGAATCTCAGACGGACAATGACGAAACCAATCAAAAGCTCGACGCCATCAATGACAATATTGATACGTCCAATGAGAAACTGGCCGAAATCAACCAGACGATTCTGGACGGTCAGACCAAGGACGATGAACAACACTCCGAGCTGCTGGGCAAACTGGATGAGCTGAAGGACGGCCAGAC contains these protein-coding regions:
- a CDS encoding HAD family phosphatase, which produces MVETFTHSHYEQEVLLKNVLQHPDWLALDRGTMLMAEVIPKFAARTGFPEARMEDFIDHIQSSLRLIQASKTLLDELIEQEFHLYFLSNMSTAFFETLNEKHDLSTLFDGGLLSARELLLKPEPEIFQLLMNRYDLIPEETYFIDDNEPNVLAARELGINAIHFSATPSCYQEIRSALRLKIS
- the yciH gene encoding stress response translation initiation inhibitor YciH — protein: MSDNSRLVFSTETGRIKEEKAAPERPKGDGVVRIQRQTKGRKGKGVCIVTGLDMNDTELKLLAAELKKVCGCGGAVKDGTIEIQGDKRDLLKATLEKKGHTVKLAGG
- a CDS encoding type 1 glutamine amidotransferase domain-containing protein, giving the protein MKILMVLTSHDQLGETGHKTGFWLEEFASPYYVFKDAGAILTLASPNGGQPPIDPKSNQPDAQTDATRRFERDEDAKQCLANTLRLNQVNAEDFDAIFYPGGHGPLWDLAEDPASIALIEAFISQGKPVGAVCHAPAVFRHTQSESGNSLVSGRKVTGFSNSEESAVGLTEVVPFLVEDMLKANGGHYQKSEDWQSHVEIDGLLVTGQNPASSDACAVALMILLKSGH
- a CDS encoding DUF3693 domain-containing protein, with the translated sequence MYQIKLLDSYKTAKNYVQDKQIAADLGIPQQRISEMRNGKRYLSDKEAIFLAEAANIDPHEVLIFLAAERAKDYKAQRIWLDITAKLRSQGFEGLVLGMTGFLALNSSTLKYALCTLC
- a CDS encoding replication initiation factor domain-containing protein; the encoded protein is MKTIIDYLSFTWTPEELAHVLELAKMGASIRAIRKFEFNEFGDNVTHEMLDTGAIDYAAAVRAKFKNTDFKIGGDARRFHEVKADLLDHFGLNTMDCLCRGEVDCFVNRLNHGLGKFGNVWEFSLRPGGFAGYPHSASLLVNGQQAGLCAWGAKQHGCYVSFSGTGCVALDMTEVHDAICHLPGAKITRADVAYDCFSGEFGVNEARKMAKEGAFITRGRPCSYTYIESGHMAKSCEYQTQAGTSQTMKKRYGLIPELGRSFYVGSREAGKMLRVYEKGKQTKSTQNPNWVRWELELRSKDRVIPFDVLTDGDKYFAGAYPALGRVCEAEQCAIATHKRHYMTSVENAVKHGATQCGKLVNYMRQVLNLSPEQVVKQLTSHLEAYEIPDRLNTPVTGDSDAAEKVPLADLLAFRQQSHRAQIYQRLAMA
- a CDS encoding single-stranded DNA-binding protein, coding for MADTCVLANEQGFLYAVPTPITDCAGFVLISKSSYDSYLAGSQITPEDVGSAFSFGFAAILVTCYFAAYPVGIAKRLINKM